A genome region from Populus alba chromosome 3, ASM523922v2, whole genome shotgun sequence includes the following:
- the LOC118054684 gene encoding protein HEADING DATE REPRESSOR 1 isoform X1, translating into MGKENDNNIKDMKMVESEPLNGFSPVSSTRVFWKSRKRSASGRNLDKVTENTANETPNKQEESSTDEKMEDPNPASELSERRKALFEPLEPVTNINGKRLPAESLLPPPDFDDASYPKGWLIGKKRKLVNVDVVESMRRIAVQEMNRKDREIDGLNEQLEEDARCLEHLQLQLLQEKSKRTEVERENAMLQDQISMLMNMLQENEQLGDEDVGDEDPDGP; encoded by the exons ATGGGAAAGGAGAACGATAATAATATCAAGGATATGAAGATGGTTGAATCAGAACCTTTGAATGGCTTCTCTCCAGTATCTTCAACTAGGGTCTTTTGGAAATCTAGAAAGAGATCAG CTAGCGGGAGGAATTTAGACAAGGTAACGGAGAACACTGCTAATGAAACACCCAACAAACAGGAAGAATCTTCCACTGATGAAAAGATGGAGGACCCGAATCCAGCTTCAGAGCTTTCTGAGCGTCGAAAGGCCCTCTTTGAACCATTGGAACCTGTAACAAATATCAACGGCAAAAGGCTACCTGCAGAATCCCTACTCCCTCCACCGGATTTTGATGATGCGAGCTATCCCAAGGGCTGGCTGATTGGAAAGAAGCGAAAGCTTGTTAATGTAGATGTTGTTGAGAGTATGAGGAGGATTGCCGTGCAGGAAATGAATAGAAAG GACCGAGAAATTGATGGCCTAAATGAGCAGTTGGAAGAAGATGCACGGTGTCTAGAACATCTCCAACTCCAACTTCTGCAAGAAAAAAGTAAACGCACCGaggtagagagagagaatgCTATGCTTCAAGACCAGATATCAATGCTGATGAACATGCTTCAGGAAAATGAACAATTGGGCGACGAAGATGTGGGGGATGAAGACCCTGACGGACCTTAA
- the LOC118054684 gene encoding protein HEADING DATE REPRESSOR 1 isoform X2: MASLQYLQLGSFGNLERDQNGNFFPTASGRNLDKVTENTANETPNKQEESSTDEKMEDPNPASELSERRKALFEPLEPVTNINGKRLPAESLLPPPDFDDASYPKGWLIGKKRKLVNVDVVESMRRIAVQEMNRKDREIDGLNEQLEEDARCLEHLQLQLLQEKSKRTEVERENAMLQDQISMLMNMLQENEQLGDEDVGDEDPDGP, translated from the exons ATGGCTTCTCTCCAGTATCTTCAACTAGGGTCTTTTGGAAATCTAGAAAGAGATCAG AATGGTAACTTCTTTCCAACAGCTAGCGGGAGGAATTTAGACAAGGTAACGGAGAACACTGCTAATGAAACACCCAACAAACAGGAAGAATCTTCCACTGATGAAAAGATGGAGGACCCGAATCCAGCTTCAGAGCTTTCTGAGCGTCGAAAGGCCCTCTTTGAACCATTGGAACCTGTAACAAATATCAACGGCAAAAGGCTACCTGCAGAATCCCTACTCCCTCCACCGGATTTTGATGATGCGAGCTATCCCAAGGGCTGGCTGATTGGAAAGAAGCGAAAGCTTGTTAATGTAGATGTTGTTGAGAGTATGAGGAGGATTGCCGTGCAGGAAATGAATAGAAAG GACCGAGAAATTGATGGCCTAAATGAGCAGTTGGAAGAAGATGCACGGTGTCTAGAACATCTCCAACTCCAACTTCTGCAAGAAAAAAGTAAACGCACCGaggtagagagagagaatgCTATGCTTCAAGACCAGATATCAATGCTGATGAACATGCTTCAGGAAAATGAACAATTGGGCGACGAAGATGTGGGGGATGAAGACCCTGACGGACCTTAA
- the LOC118054681 gene encoding uncharacterized protein — protein sequence MVQLMSSLGEKTAVVKLEAAEDSLEDQLSPLYKRSKLDHPSSQVMNPDGVAFNPLGEPSPIGLSLKKSPSFLDLIQMKLSQQNTSNTMLSKKTGSVAADKLKASNFPASFLKIGNWEYKSRYEGDLVAKCYFAKHKLVWEVLDGGLKNKIEIQWSDIVAIKANFPDDGPETLDVVLARQPLFFRETNPQPRKHTLWQATSDFTGGQASIHRQHFLHCQQGFMGKHFEKLIQCDPRLNFLSQQQEIILESPYFEQRVSAFSDLHESGKGLDSEVEDKTTVFPLREAGQPSGVLLSSLNNECQGFLCQTPENISHETSSTSFGMETHVFEEIRSNRTGEQKLPSNWDQIKVPGLHPSMSMSDLVNHIGHCISEQMTSGNSILCGGDIKSSDILDEITQYLLGDSQVTSVSDEQSLMTRVNSLCCLLQKDPGTAWDLQGKRHDNLDMDHGGRVDETNSVTTSECQSNLADDFPAPEGEASNVTCCKQAPAMTRKDSVGELMLNLPRIASLPHFLFNV from the exons ATGGTTCAGTTAATGAGTTCTTTAGGCGAAAAAACAGCAGTTGTGAAGCTGGAAGCAGCTGAGGATTCTTTAGAGGATCAACTCAGCCCCCTTTATAAACGTTCAAAGCTTGACCACCCTTCTTCACAG GTGATGAACCCAGATGGTGTAGCTTTCAATCCACTTGGAGAGCCAAGCCCGATTGGTTTGTCACTGAAAAAGAGCCCATCTTTTCTGGATTTGATTCAAATGAAGTTATCTCAACAAAACACTAGTAATACTATGTTGTCAAAGAAGACTGGTTCCGTTGCAGCCGATAAGCTTAAAGCGTCAAACTTCCCTGCTTCATTTCTAAAAATAGGGAATTGGGAG TATAAGTCAAGGTATGAAGGGGATTTGGTGGCAAAGTGCTACTTTGCTAAGCATAAACTTGTTTGGGAAGTGCTTGATGGCGGGCTTAAGAATAAGATTGAAATTCAGTGGTCAGATATTGTGGCAATCAAGGCAAATTTTCCTGATGATGGGCCTGAAACCTTGGATGTAGTG CTGGCTAGACAGCCCCTTTTCTTTAGAGAGACAAATCCACAACCTAGGAAGCATACTTTGTGGCAGGCAACATCGGATTTTACTGGTGGACAAGCAAGCATTCACAG GCAGCATTTTCTACATTGCCAGCAAGGCTTCATGGGAAAGCATTTTGAAAAGCTTATTCAATGTGATCCTCGTCTAAACTTTCTTAGTCAACagcaagaaattatattagAATCTCCATACTTTGAGCAAAGAGTTTCTGCATTCAGTGACTTGCATGAATCTGGCAAAGGGCTTGATTCTGAAGTTGAGGACAAGACCACTGTTTTTCCTCTGCGGGAAGCAGGACAACCATCTGGAGTTCTTTTATCTTCCTTGAATAATGAATGTCAAGGCTTCCTGTGTCAAACTCCTGAAAATATCTCCCATGAAACTTCTTCAACTAGCTTTG gaATGGAGACCCATGTATTTGAAGAAATCAGGAGCAACAGAACAGGGGAACAGAAGTTGCCGAGCAACTGGGATCAAATTAAAGTGCCTGGACTTCATCCATCCATGTCAATGAGCGATCTTGTGAACCATATTGGACATTGCATTTCAGAACAGATGACCTCTGGCAACTCTATCCTCTGTGGTGGTGACATAAAGAGCAGCGACATTCTGGATGAAATTACCCAATACTTGCTTGGAGACTCTCAAGTTACATCAGTCTCAGATGAGCAATCCCTCATGACAAGGGTCAATTCTCTTTGCTGCCTACTGCAGAAGGATCCTGGAACAGCCTGGGACTTGCAGGGGAAACGTCATGACAATCTAGATATGGATCATGGTGGGAGAGTAGACGAAACTAATTCAGTTACTACATCAGAATGTCAAAGCAATCTTGCCGATGATTTTCCTGCACCTGAGGGAGAAGCTAGTAACGTTACCTGCTGCAAGCAGGCACCAGCCATGACGAGGAAGGACTCAGTTGGAGAACTGATGCTTAATCTTCCAAGGATTGCCTCTTTACcacattttttattcaatgtatAG
- the LOC118054683 gene encoding aspartyl protease family protein At5g10770, with translation MVQEKPPFPSKLLHLSLLVFLLAILDNGVECFQGKKVLSMHKFRWKQESDSSSCLSQKSRWENGAVILEMKHKDSCSGKILDWNKKIQKRLIMDNFQLRSLQSRIKNIITGNIDDSVTTQIPLTSGVRLQSLNYIVTVELGGRKMTVIVDTGSDLSWVQCQPCNRCYKQQDPVFNPSKSPSYRTVLCNSSTCRSLQLATGNTGVCGSNPPTCNYVVNYGDGSYTSGEVGMEHLNLGNTTVNNFIFGCGRKNQGLFGGASGLVGLGRTDLSLISQISPMFGGVFSYCLPTAEAEASGSLVMGGNSSVYKNTTPISYTRMIHNPLLPFYFLNLTGITVGGVEVQAPSFGKDRIIIDSGTVISRLPPSIYQALKAEFVKQFSGYPSAPSFMILDSCFNLSGYQEVEIPDIKMYFEGSAELNVDVTGVFYSVKTDASQVCLAIASLPYEDEVGIIGNYQQKNQRIIYDTKGSMLGFAGEACSFY, from the exons ATGGTGCAGGAAAAACCTCCTTTTCCTTCGAAACTCCTCCAtctttctcttcttgtttttctcctCGCCATTTTGGATAATGGAGTTGAATGTTTTCAAGGGAAGAAAGTCCTCAGCATGCATAAATTCCGATGGAAACAGGAGAGTGATAGTTCAAGTTGCCTCTCCCAAAAATCAA GGTGGGAGAATGGTGCAGTGATATTGGAAATGAAGCACAAAGATTCTTGCTCAGGAAAGATCTTAGACTGGAATAAGAAGATTCAAAAACGCTTGATCATGGATAACTTTCAGCTTCGATCGCTTCAATCTAGaattaaaaacatcattacTGGAAATATTGATGACTCAGTGACTACTCAAATCCCATTAACTTCTGGTGTAAGACTTCAGTCACTAAACTACATAGTTACAGTGGAATTAGGTGGTCGAAAAATGACAGTGATTGTGGACACAGGAAGTGACTTGAGTTGGGTTCAATGTCAACCTTGCAATCGATGTTATAAGCAACAAGACCCTGTTTTCAACCCTTCAAAATCTCCTTCATACCGAACAGTTCTATGCAATTCATCAACGTGTCGATCCCTACAGCTTGCAACTGGAAATACAGGAGTTTGTGGGAGTAACCCTCCGACTTGTAACTATGTTGTTAACTATGGTGATGGGTCCTACACAAGCGGTGAGGTGGGTATGGAGCATCTTAATTTAGGAAACACTACAGTCAACAACTTCATATTTGGCTGTGGTAGGAAAAATCAAGGTCTATTTGGTGGAGCTTCAGGTCTTGTGGGATTGGGAAGGACTGATCTCTCTTTGATTTCTCAAATTTCACCCATGTTTGGAGGAGTTTTCTCCTATTGTTTGCCTACAGCAGAAGCTGAGGCTTCAGGTTCACTAGTCATGGGTGGAAATTCCTCGGTTTACAAAAACACAACTCCTATTTCATACACCAGAATGATTCACAATCCGCTGCTACCCTTCTATTTTCTCAACCTAACTGGCATTACTGTTGGTGGGGTAGAAGTACAAGCACCAAGTTTCGGTAAAGACAGAATTATAATTGATTCTGGGACTGTTATTTCAAGACTTCCTCCTTCAATTTACCAGGCACTAAAGGCTGAGTTTGTGAAGCAATTTTCAGGTTATCCTTCTGCACCCTCTTTTATGATTTTGGATAGTTGCTTCAACCTTAGTGGATATCAAGAAGTTGAGATTCCAGACATAAAAATGTACTTCGAGGGAAGTGCTGAGCTCAATGTGGATGTAACCGGGGTTTTCTATTCTGTCAAGACTGATGCGTCTCAGGTCTGCTTGGCTATTGCAAGTCTCCCGTATGAAGATGAAGTTGGCATAATTGGGAATTATCAGCAGAAAAACCAGAGGATTATATATGATACCAAGGGATCCATGTTGGGATTTGCTGGAGAAGCTTGCAGTTTCTACTAG
- the LOC118054685 gene encoding AP2-like ethylene-responsive transcription factor At1g16060 isoform X2: MGKTSKQGLKNSANTSINPTTKVKRTRKSVPRDSPTQRSSIYRGVTRHRWTGRYEAHLWDKNCWNESQNKKGRQGAYDDEEAAGHAYDLAALKYWGQDTILNFPLSTYEEELKEMEGHSKEEYIGSLRRKSSGFSRGVSKYRGVARHHHNGRWEARIGRVFGNKYLYLGTYATQEEAATAYDMAAIEYRGLNAVTNFDLSRYVKWLRPNNQNHIINNPQQNPNGDANIPIQNLDQKLELDFKSHQQSSSVNDTELVAPTRPCGAGGSASSALGLLLQSSKFKEMLERTSASECPLTPPESDRDPPRRSFPDDIQTYFDCQDSSSYTDGDDIIFGDLHSFASPIFHCELDG, encoded by the exons ATGGGAAAAACATCGAAGCAAGGCCTGAAGAACTCTGCAAACACCAGCATTAATCCCACAACCAAGGTGAAGCGGACTAGAAAGAGTGTTCCTCGAGACTCTCCTACTCAACGCAGCTCCATCTATAGAGGCGTTACAAG GCATCGATGGACCGGGCGTTATGAGGCTCATTTGTGGGATAAGAACTGCTGGAATGAGTCACAGAACAAGAAAGGAAGACAAG GGGCCTATGATGACGAAGAAGCGGCTGGGCATGCCTATGACTTGGCAGCATTAAAGTACTGGGGACAGGATACTATCCTCAATTTTCCT CTGTCAACTTACGAAGAAGAGCTCAAAGAGATGGAGGGTCACTCAAAAGAAGAATATATTGGATCCCTGAGGAg AAAAAGTAGTGGGTTTTCACGCGGTGTGTCCAAATATAGAGGTGTGGCCAG ACACCATCATAATGGAAGATGGGAAGCTCGAATTGGCAGAGTTTTCGGCAACAAGTACCTCTACCTTGGAACATATG CCACTCAAGAAGAAGCAGCAACAGCGTATGACATGGCAGCTATAGAGTACCGTGGACTTAATGCTGTGACGAACTTTGACCTAAGCCGCTACGTCAAATGGCTACGTCCCAATAAccaaaatcatattattaataatcCTCAACAAAACCCTAATGGTGATGCTAATATTCCTATACAAAACCTTGATCAGAAGCTTGAATTGgatttcaaatcacatcaacaAAGTTCGAGTGTTAATGACACAGAATTAGTGGCTCCAACACGGCCTTGCGGTGCTGGTGGCTCGGCGTCATCTGCATTAGGGCTTCTGTTGCAGTCCTCAAAGTTCAAGGAAATGCTGGAGAGAACATCAGCTTCTGAGTGCCCTTTGACACCACCGGAATCCGACCGCGATCCGCCTCGTAGGAGCTTCCCGGATGACATCCAAACTTACTTCGATTGCCAAGACTCCAGTAGCTACACTGATGGTGACGACATTATTTTTGGAGACCTGCATTCATTTGCTTCACCGATTTTTCATTGCGAATTGGATGGGTAG
- the LOC118054685 gene encoding AP2-like ethylene-responsive transcription factor At1g16060 isoform X1: MGKTSKQGLKNSANTSINPTTKVKRTRKSVPRDSPTQRSSIYRGVTRHRWTGRYEAHLWDKNCWNESQNKKGRQVYLGAYDDEEAAGHAYDLAALKYWGQDTILNFPLSTYEEELKEMEGHSKEEYIGSLRRKSSGFSRGVSKYRGVARHHHNGRWEARIGRVFGNKYLYLGTYATQEEAATAYDMAAIEYRGLNAVTNFDLSRYVKWLRPNNQNHIINNPQQNPNGDANIPIQNLDQKLELDFKSHQQSSSVNDTELVAPTRPCGAGGSASSALGLLLQSSKFKEMLERTSASECPLTPPESDRDPPRRSFPDDIQTYFDCQDSSSYTDGDDIIFGDLHSFASPIFHCELDG; encoded by the exons ATGGGAAAAACATCGAAGCAAGGCCTGAAGAACTCTGCAAACACCAGCATTAATCCCACAACCAAGGTGAAGCGGACTAGAAAGAGTGTTCCTCGAGACTCTCCTACTCAACGCAGCTCCATCTATAGAGGCGTTACAAG GCATCGATGGACCGGGCGTTATGAGGCTCATTTGTGGGATAAGAACTGCTGGAATGAGTCACAGAACAAGAAAGGAAGACAAG TGTATTTAG GGGCCTATGATGACGAAGAAGCGGCTGGGCATGCCTATGACTTGGCAGCATTAAAGTACTGGGGACAGGATACTATCCTCAATTTTCCT CTGTCAACTTACGAAGAAGAGCTCAAAGAGATGGAGGGTCACTCAAAAGAAGAATATATTGGATCCCTGAGGAg AAAAAGTAGTGGGTTTTCACGCGGTGTGTCCAAATATAGAGGTGTGGCCAG ACACCATCATAATGGAAGATGGGAAGCTCGAATTGGCAGAGTTTTCGGCAACAAGTACCTCTACCTTGGAACATATG CCACTCAAGAAGAAGCAGCAACAGCGTATGACATGGCAGCTATAGAGTACCGTGGACTTAATGCTGTGACGAACTTTGACCTAAGCCGCTACGTCAAATGGCTACGTCCCAATAAccaaaatcatattattaataatcCTCAACAAAACCCTAATGGTGATGCTAATATTCCTATACAAAACCTTGATCAGAAGCTTGAATTGgatttcaaatcacatcaacaAAGTTCGAGTGTTAATGACACAGAATTAGTGGCTCCAACACGGCCTTGCGGTGCTGGTGGCTCGGCGTCATCTGCATTAGGGCTTCTGTTGCAGTCCTCAAAGTTCAAGGAAATGCTGGAGAGAACATCAGCTTCTGAGTGCCCTTTGACACCACCGGAATCCGACCGCGATCCGCCTCGTAGGAGCTTCCCGGATGACATCCAAACTTACTTCGATTGCCAAGACTCCAGTAGCTACACTGATGGTGACGACATTATTTTTGGAGACCTGCATTCATTTGCTTCACCGATTTTTCATTGCGAATTGGATGGGTAG
- the LOC118054690 gene encoding uncharacterized protein gives MATHTITATLCNSSLIKSNSKFKFFGTRIITRTQNTQTLAMATAPTAAKVAPAVIVGGGRVGRALQEMGSGQDLLVKRGDPVPLDFEGPILVCTRNDDLDAVLEVTPKSRWSDLVFFQNGMLEPWFQSKGLGDADQVLAYFAVSKLGEPPIDGKTDTNPEGLTAAYGKWASAVAARLHAGGLTCKVLDKETFQKQMLEKLIWISAFMLVGARHPGATVGAVEKEFRSEVSSLIAELASAAAAEKGIVFEEAIEERLCAYSRAVAHFPTAVKEFKWRNGWFYSLSDKAVAEGKPDPCPLHTAWLKELKVV, from the exons ATGGCCACCCACACAATCACAGCTACTCTCTGTAACTCCTCTCTCATCAAATCCAATTCGAAGTTCAAGTTTTTTGGCACCAGAATCATTACTAGAACTCAAAATACTCAAACTTTAGCTATGGCCACGGCCCCAACTGCTGCCAAGGTGGCCCCAGCTGTGATTGTTGGTGGTGGAAGGGTGGGAAGGGCCTTACAAGAAATGGGTAGTGGTCAGGATTTGCTGGTGAAGAGAGGAGACCCTGTGCCGCTTGATTTTGAGGGTCCCATTTTGGTTTGTACAAGAAATGACGATCTTGATGCTGTTCTTGAAGTCACACCTAAGTCTAGATGGAGCG atttggtttttttccagAATGGGATGCTGGAGCCATGGTTTCAAAGTAAAGGTCTTGGTGATGCAGACCAAGTGCTGGCATATTTTGCTGTCTCAAAGCTTGGAGAACCTCCTATTGATGGAAAGACTGATACCAATCCTGAAGGATTGACTGCAGCATATGGCAAATGGGCGTCTGCAGTAGCTGCTAGATTGCATGCTGGAGGTCTCACCTGTAAg GTTCTTGACAAGGAAACTTTTCAGAAGCAAATGTTAGAGAAGCTGATCTGGATTTCAGCATTCATGCTTGTTGGAGCTCGTCATCCAGGGGCAACTGTTGGTGCTGTGGAGAAAGAATTCCGCTCCGAG GTGTCTAGCCTTATCGCAGAACTTGCTTCTGCAGCAGCTGCAGAAAAAGGAATAGTATTTGAAGAAGCTATTGAGGAAAGGTTATGTGCTTACTCACGTGCTGTTGCCCATTTCCCAACAGCTGTCAAGGAG TTTAAATGGAGGAATGGCTGGTTCTATTCGCTCTCCGACAAGGCTGTTGCTGAAGGGAAACCTGATCCTTGCCCCCTACACACAGCTTGGCTTAAAGAGTTAAAAGTTGTCTAG